The Helianthus annuus cultivar XRQ/B chromosome 11, HanXRQr2.0-SUNRISE, whole genome shotgun sequence region tgtcctttattttcaataattacagaaaacatactcgatgtttgcaaactcttgcaagttatgtcctttagccctaactcagttaattttttgtggttaaatttgaccaaatagaccccacatgcgggtattttggtcattttactctcatgtggggtccatatGGTCatatttaaccataaaaataccgtcatgtggggtccatttggtcaaatttaaccacaaaaattaactgagttagggctaaagaacATAACTAGCAAGgttttgcaaacatcgagtacgttttttgtaattattgaagacaaatgaTACattttgcaataagtgacatacataaaggacgatttttgtaatttactctctATCATGTATTAGAACTTAGAAGTATACTTTTGTTGACTTCTAACATGTTTGACCCATTTGACCTGTTTTCTtttaagttaattttttttttttctgttgacTGAGGAAAAAAATCAAAGCAATCCATTCATAAGTAAACGCGCAATACATTAAAAGTTAACTTTCAATAGTAAACGCGACAAAATTGTCACGTATGCATGATACCCATGAAATACATCAATATCAACCGTAAAACCTTATTTGAGCGTACGGTACAGGTGGCGTCATTGCAGACAGAGCTAGCCATGGTCCAAAACCAGCTGATAAACAACAGGCTCCTAGTGGCAAACGCGCTTCAGGGTTCACAACAGCAACTAGAACCGGCGCACCATCTTTCACTCTTGCAGCCGGCTTATTCAAACGCTTCATCTGCTTCAAATAACAACATACTTAACATCAACAGCTTTGATTCGAGTTTGAATAATCTCGCAGAAGATCATCATAGTGCTACTCTTTCGCAACAGAGTTTTAATCCCCTGCAATTATGTCAACCGTGTCATGATGACGAAGATGACGATGAGGAAGAAAGTGGGGATCCTTTGGCTTTTGCTAATCAGATGCTTCAATCTAGATAATCTGCTTTTGATGAAAAAAGATGTGAAATTAATAGGTTGAGCTTTTGTCATGGAGTGATATGATCATACATTCATACTAAGAGAGACAAGAGTAGAGATGGTTAAAGTGGTGCAAAataatatttcaaaaaaaaaaaaaaaaaatacttgttTCTTATATTTACATTTTTAAGAGAATAAGTTAGAACCCTCATCTATTATAaacaagaatttttatttgaatGTGGTATTAAGTTGTAGGGGTGTGCATGGTTCGGTTCGATTCAGTTATTAGCATTATTCTGTAAACGtaaccgaagtcatcggttaatcggttcggttaattcggttaatttgtcggttttAGGTTCGGTTCTGTTAATTTTCGGTTAATAGCCAATTCAAACAAGGGCTAatttttttgcttagaaatacatgtaatggaggtataaatacatgaaatagatgtataaatacatgaaatagaagtataaataaatgaaatggaggtataaatgcatgaattgatttttaaatacataaaatggaggtataaataaatgaaatgaatgcataaataaatgaaatagaggtattattacatgaaatgaaagtataaaacatgaaatagatgtataaaagctagaaatatataaagaaataaatgattcggttcggttaatttcggttaaccgatggtaaaaaaaatatccgttaactgattttcggttaattcggtttcggttaGGTTTTATCGGTTTTCGTTTCGGTTAACGGTTCAGTTATTGCACACCCCTGTTCGGTTGTGGTTGTCAACTTATGACCCGGAATCCTGAATTTCAAAATGTGGCTTGACTTGTTTTCGTAAAAACAGCTAACTCACACATTCACTAAATCAACTTCTAAATCTACACTAATGTTCACCACGAGACTAGAAGTCTAGAACCCTCAACCACTTTAGAATAAACAGCTTTACTACATTCAGCCATTCCTTACTGCTAGGCTACAAGCCCTTTAGAGTATTGGTACTGAATAAAATTTTTTTCCGAGTCATTATTTTTAGGTTGATCAACTAACCCTTTTTATCCATTTGACTCTTGTATAAAATGATTAAGAAGATTACATGCATCAAGAAGTAAGAATACACTTTTAGCTATATTTTTCAATTCGACCCAAATCGACCTGTTTGTACATAAATCGACCACTCAAACGAGGTCCAAAATACCAGCAAATCGGCAACTATGTATGTTCAGAAGGCATGATACCAGAGCAACAACTACTGCCACAAAAACACTTCGATCCATTCGGATTCACTCCCGCATCACCATAACTAAACGTAAGCTCTTCATCCTTTAATATATCACGGGACGCAAAAAAGCATACTCGAGGTAACAAAGCACCCGAACTTCTTACCAAAACCGTCGAAAGATTCCCACCATCACACGAATGGTTGATGAACCTTGCAACATTCCCAATTCTTGTGGCATCAATGTTAATCCTCAAACATGCGTTTCCGGATGGAAGATGCTCCCTCACAACTAGAAGAGCGGATGTACGCTTGCTACCGGACACGAGTTTATCGTATGTTAGTTGACGTCTTCTTGCTTCTTTCGTCGTCAAAAGCTCACCTGAAAATGCTAAATGAATCAGATCATGATTATCAAGAAAACAACTTTTTCGTTGCGCGAACATTATAGCGAATTTCAACGAAGGTATACAAGATAATGTATGTTGGTCCTTTGTGGGCGTCTTTTACTTAAAGAAACGCCCACCTAAAGCCAACATAATAATTTATGTATGTCCATATTTACAGCAAGAAGCACAATACTTAAGTGGCCTGCCAAGAATTAGGACAATCAAGACCAACAAGCCCATCGAAAACCGGTTTTGACCAAGTTTGACTCGAACCAAAACCGCCCACCCAACCGATTTGAACAAACAAATCCACTTTGTACACCtctacatatatacacacatatacataatGTATGTAGGTCTTTTGTGGACATCATTTTCTTCACAAAATGCCCACCTAAAAACAACATAAAATCACTATCTGTCCATATTTACAGCAAGAAGCAACTACTTATGTTCACTGCCAAGAATCAGGacaatcaaaacaaaacaaaaccaacCAATCAAGCTTAACAGTTAACACCCAAAACATTTCATTTCACacagacatttcatcaaacaccttacCTGCATACTCACAAACAAACTCTCCACATTTAATAAACTCATCAGCATACAAACCCCAACCTTTATTCACACTCCTAACAATCTTCAACCGAACCGATAACACCCGGATCCGACAACCCGACCCGCATTCGCAAATCAACCCGACCCGGTCCAAATCCCCATCAAATATCTCACATTCGCATCCACAACCATCTTGACCCGTCGAGTCACAAATCGGACTCGATTCGGGTCGGGTATCGGAGCAAGATCCCCATGGTTGTCGGGTCGGGTCGTGGGTAAACCCTAGGGTTTGAGTTTTGGTGTAATTGAAGTATGCATATGGGTGATTGTCTAcattgttgttgatgaatggaATTGGGTGTTTCTCGAAGGTTCTAGAAGCGTCGGATGATCTGACGGATGTGATTGATTTGGTTAGGAGATTTAGGGCTTTGCAGGTTGAAGAAATGGATGATAGTTCTGTGGGGTGGAGGTATGGGAGGATGTAAACGGCGGCGTTTTGGAACTGGGTGATACATGTGGgtttcttcttcttgttgttgttCATTAGTTTTGGATGCTAATTTGGTTGTTTTATAACAGGAAAGATTGAAGATGAAACCCTAATTTAGTCCTAGAAGAAGTTGGTGAATGTTAATGGGCCGGGTCGGGGTTTTTTAATCCAAGTAAATTACAGGTTTTTATAGCCCTCAAATGTAGATGTATGATCTTTTTCTCTTGTTTAGGATAAAATACTTTACTTAGTAGCTAAGTATTCATAATTTACAAAACCAAACcaattttgtttgtttatattaTGTGTAACCACTTTCTTGTATGATATTTTTCTATCTTAGTATGAAAAAAAGTTTTCTGTTAGATCAATCGGTCACAATTCAATTGTGTTCCACTAGCGCTCCATCGGTTATAACAAGAAACAACACGAAGCTTACTCATCCCAATCTAGTTCGAATGGAGCACTCTCACTGGCGCTTGTAACCGTCATTAGTGGAACACAATTTGGGTCGCTTCCATCAAATTCTCATCGCGTGTTTCATGGTTTTGGTTTTAAAGGGTTTGCGGTCAAGTTCGCCTTGATAAAGAGTGTCAACCATGGGGGACTTTGATGGTAGAAGACGATTTAAATTTTGTTTTCCACAGAAGTGATATGGAAACGTAAGTATGCATATCAACGTTATATTATGTTCTTTTACATAAAAACAACGATAACCCCGATTGAGGTAGTCTTTTAGAATCCTATGAGATCATACAATATTCAAGTTTTAGACATCAATTTGGAGTGTAATGGATCTAAAAAAAACAAAGGCCTTTGGTCTATCGGTACCCCAAGAGTTTAATAAGAGGCTTTGCTCTTCCAAATTATGAGAGTTTAAATCACGTGGTTATACAAAATGTGTAATTTAGGAGTGGAGTTAGAGAATATGAGTTGTCGTTCAGAAAACCGGATTAAAAAAGAAAACATCGGATGGCATGTCATACGAAAACCAAATTATAATAAACTGACTTTAATAAAGTGACACACAGCGTAGTGAACTAAACACGAACGAATCACCAACAAAATTAATATCATTGAACTAAACACGAACGAATCACCAACAAATTAACATCTTGTTTGTTTTTTGATTCTTGACCACCTTTTTTTGTGTGTGAAAGAGATACATGGCATCTGCTATGAACTTTTAGAGTTTCATGATGTCTCGAGTATAGAAAGAAACAAATGATTAATATTATGGGGTAATCAAAGtatcttttttttatataatttttgttTATTAATCTATAATTTataatctataatctataatctataaattataataaatcaaaaccatcttaGACCACATGACTTTTTCTTAAGCCAATAATTGCCACGTGTCAATATAGTTTAAATTGCCTTTTATgtttaaataaattaatataatatttattacttctttgttttgttattattttttttaatgcaATCTTGAATAATAACTAAACATCATTTCCATATTTAAAATGTCTGCATATCTTATAAATAAACAACAATTTGATGTTTAGCAAATGATTATTAATAAAAGTTAAACACAATAACTGTCAAATGTTTGATCGTACTTATAAGAATCGGTTTTTGCTCATAGTAGTTGTCTGTGACActattaagaataaaaagaagacAACAAAGTCaaattacaaatattagacaaagATGAAAAATATTACAAATAGGAGGACAAATGTGATGTACAAAGAAATATTAGAGATTTATAGATTGATTATATGTTTGTTACTTACCTTGGTAAGTAACAAACATATGCGTGAACCAATCTCATTGGTAAGTAACAATTATATAACGGGTCAGCAACCTCATACGCGTGAACCAAAACTTGTGAGATGAATCTTTGGGTCCTTTTGTGGAATAATCTCACAATAAAGTGTCAAAAGTGCGAATAACCCATTTGCTTTCCTTCACAAAACCCCACCGACTTACACACACCCACACCCGATGCATAAATTTGGGGAAATTTAAAGACCCATTTCGCTCCCTTTATTTCCGAACGGAAATCAGAGACGATTATGGCGACCACAATCACTTACCCACTTCTCATATTTTTATTAATCTTCTACAATTTATTCACCCTCTCACTTTGCTCCGATCAAGAACCTGTTCTACTTAAAGGTATGCAAGTTCCCATCTTTGTtgataatatttatgtatttaatttgaaaaaaaaataacaaaagaaaagtTGGGTAACTTTATACTGTTTGATTAGGGTTTATTTCAACAGTTTTATATTGATATGGGTATTATTTATAGCGTGTGATTGGTTAGAGTACGATTTAAGAAGTAAAGTAATTCAATTTTTGTTGTTAGGTTGTTGAATTTAGGGTTTTATGGGTGGAATTGGTGTAGGTGGTGTTTTGTGTTATAAGTTTTTATTGAAGGTGAATTTGCCATTTGATAAGAAAGAAGTATTTGATGATTATATTTTAGTTTAATTTAACTTGATTCTAGGGTTTTTTCAGTGTTTTATATACCGGTATGAACCGGCCGGTTATGCCGGTTAAACCGGATACCGGACACGGGTCTGGTACGATAAAGGCCGGTAAAACCCGAATACGATATGGCATATGTACCGGTGGTAAATCCGGTTCTACCAGTTCAAACTGTTGAACCGGTTTGCATTATCTTGGaatttgattttttaattttaataaaatacgaAATTCAGGTAATATTGACCTTCCATATTTACGGTAATTAATCTAGTGCCTTCCATTCCAGTATTCCATCACCGTTGAAACAATTTTCCACGTCGTACAATGCAATATTGCTTATAAGTAATAAAAATGCTTAATATTTTACAAGAAAATAGATgttttttagataaaactatgatCGGTTACATAAATCCTGATTGAGATTGGATTGTTTTTGAGATGAGTTTGTATTTTATGGAATTATATGGTTAACTAGTAACTCGGTTCAACCGTCTGGTA contains the following coding sequences:
- the LOC110887349 gene encoding LOB domain-containing protein 20, translating into MAESSDSRRKGAGAGKRASEAATSEPGSIPNSPCGACKFLRRKCVSGCIFAPYFGSDQGAARFAAVHKVFGASNVSKLLMHIPVNRRQHAVVTISYEAQARLSDPVYGCVSTVLALQQQVASLQTELAMVQNQLINNRLLVANALQGSQQQLEPAHHLSLLQPAYSNASSASNNNILNINSFDSSLNNLAEDHHSATLSQQSFNPLQLCQPCHDDEDDDEEESGDPLAFANQMLQSR
- the LOC110891124 gene encoding histone-lysine N-methyltransferase SUVR3, whose protein sequence is MNNNKKKKPTCITQFQNAAVYILPYLHPTELSSISSTCKALNLLTKSITSVRSSDASRTFEKHPIPFINNNVDNHPYAYFNYTKTQTLGFTHDPTRQPWGSCSDTRPESSPICDSTGQDGCGCECEIFDGDLDRVGLICECGSGCRIRVLSVRLKIVRSVNKGWGLYADEFIKCGEFVCEYAGELLTTKEARRRQLTYDKLVSGSKRTSALLVVREHLPSGNACLRINIDATRIGNVARFINHSCDGGNLSTVLVRSSGALLPRVCFFASRDILKDEELTFSYGDAGVNPNGSKCFCGSSCCSGIMPSEHT